The following coding sequences lie in one Pontibacter sp. G13 genomic window:
- a CDS encoding sugar kinase, whose amino-acid sequence MKTILTFGEIMGRLCPENFQRFRQSMPGKLDMTFAGAEANVAASISMLGGNARFVTALPNNAISEVCLSVLDGIGIDTSGIQLTDYGRMGIYFVERGANQRPSRVVYDRTATAISLTPGASYDWEQLAADAQWLHTTGITPALSEISAEATLTAVKKAKQHGLTVSCDLNFRKKLWQWDKSTSAKELAQRTMREILPYVDVVIGNEEDAHDVLGISAENTDIEGGHIDGAKYSEVAQEIVRQFPNVKKVAITLRESISATHNNWSAMLYDAETQTPYFAPVNGGEYEPYEIRAIVDRVGGGDSFGAALIFALTTPEFQHPQEAIRFAVASSCLAHSINGDFNFSTRAEVEALMKGSASGRVVR is encoded by the coding sequence ATGAAGACCATCTTAACATTCGGTGAAATCATGGGCCGTCTTTGTCCGGAGAATTTCCAGAGATTCCGACAAAGCATGCCCGGTAAACTCGATATGACCTTTGCCGGTGCCGAAGCAAATGTCGCGGCTTCCATCTCCATGCTCGGAGGAAACGCCCGATTTGTCACAGCACTTCCCAATAACGCCATCTCCGAAGTATGCCTATCGGTACTCGACGGAATCGGCATCGACACGAGCGGAATTCAGCTCACAGACTATGGGCGTATGGGCATCTACTTCGTGGAGCGAGGCGCCAATCAGCGTCCGAGCCGTGTGGTATATGACCGAACTGCTACTGCCATCTCCTTGACTCCGGGGGCTTCTTACGACTGGGAGCAATTGGCGGCAGATGCACAATGGCTCCATACCACAGGGATCACCCCTGCCTTGTCAGAAATTTCGGCTGAGGCGACTTTGACTGCTGTCAAAAAAGCCAAGCAGCACGGCTTGACGGTTTCGTGTGATCTTAACTTCCGTAAAAAGTTGTGGCAATGGGACAAAAGCACTTCTGCGAAGGAGCTTGCCCAGCGGACAATGCGTGAGATCCTGCCTTACGTGGATGTGGTTATCGGTAATGAGGAGGATGCACATGATGTCCTCGGCATTTCCGCCGAAAATACCGACATCGAAGGAGGGCATATTGACGGAGCTAAGTACTCGGAGGTAGCTCAGGAGATCGTCCGTCAATTTCCAAATGTCAAAAAAGTGGCGATCACCCTTCGTGAAAGTATTTCCGCAACTCACAACAATTGGAGCGCGATGCTATACGATGCGGAGACCCAAACTCCTTACTTCGCTCCGGTGAATGGTGGTGAATACGAGCCATACGAAATTAGGGCGATTGTAGACCGAGTGGGTGGTGGAGACTCATTCGGTGCAGCCCTGATATTTGCCTTGACTACACCTGAGTTTCAGCACCCTCAGGAAGCGATTCGATTTGCGGTTGCATCTTCTTGTTTGGCGCATTCCATCAATGGAGATTTCAATTTTTCCACTCGTGCAGAAGTGGAAGCCCTCATGAAAGGGTCTGCATCTGGAAGAGTTGTCCGATAG
- a CDS encoding RagB/SusD family nutrient uptake outer membrane protein, with protein MLSPRYIFLLLLLPAVVLSSCSDDILNTEARSAFAEDLVYSDPSQAEGLVFTAYNSTESWGINRQQWWGRRFNIEGASFEAKFNFRDLDQFRMRAGLTPSNSGIFNQKWDQYWTYVRLCNEFLDNIDDSPAMDMDPERVNVLKAEMRFLRANLYSKLIRLYGGVPIIDRALGLEDDFDLARNSYEECVDFIVTELDEAAAILPESRPDAEFGRATKLAAMAVKSRVLLYAASKLHDPATIPNGPLYDYAKSSKWQDAADAAKELIDMVGSRALISVNNAKDYQDLFLSPNEDILFARPFSPEFYDFGTDANSLWDKTMPPNGFDGWGLSSPTHNFTLQFNMADGSNTTDGTFDPANPNDNREMRYYANLLFNGAEFRGRKIEYYLSEDPDTYPHGLDSPEGLGNPLHSSKTGYNIRKFQDELVDVNGGISPMRPYILYRLAEVYLNYAEAMYHVGNEAEARQYLNMVSSRALQPEITASGDDLLEAIKRERRVELCFEGHNFFDERRWMEEDKLGFDIRGLRWTMQTDGNLSFEEYTVVTRPYFEKHYYLPIPRTEIEKAPAVLQNHGY; from the coding sequence ATGCTATCTCCAAGATATATTTTCCTGTTACTCTTGTTGCCGGCAGTGGTGCTTAGCTCCTGCTCAGACGACATCCTGAATACCGAAGCGAGAAGTGCTTTCGCAGAAGACTTGGTCTACAGCGATCCTTCTCAAGCGGAAGGACTAGTATTCACCGCCTACAACAGCACGGAAAGCTGGGGCATCAACCGCCAGCAATGGTGGGGGCGCCGCTTCAACATCGAAGGTGCTTCATTCGAAGCCAAATTCAACTTCCGCGATCTGGACCAATTCCGCATGAGAGCTGGATTGACCCCAAGCAATAGCGGTATCTTCAACCAGAAGTGGGACCAGTACTGGACCTATGTACGCCTCTGCAACGAGTTCCTCGACAATATCGACGATAGCCCAGCAATGGACATGGACCCCGAGCGAGTCAATGTCCTCAAGGCTGAGATGAGATTTCTGCGAGCGAATTTGTACAGCAAACTGATCCGTCTCTACGGTGGGGTGCCTATCATTGACCGTGCGTTGGGATTGGAAGATGATTTCGATTTGGCGCGAAACAGCTACGAAGAATGTGTAGACTTCATCGTTACCGAATTGGACGAAGCTGCTGCCATTTTGCCTGAATCTCGTCCCGATGCTGAATTTGGCCGCGCAACCAAACTGGCTGCCATGGCTGTCAAATCTCGCGTCTTGTTGTACGCTGCCAGTAAATTGCACGATCCTGCTACCATCCCGAATGGCCCATTGTACGATTACGCCAAATCTTCCAAATGGCAAGATGCTGCCGATGCAGCCAAGGAGTTGATCGACATGGTGGGAAGCCGCGCTTTGATCTCCGTGAACAACGCCAAGGATTATCAAGATCTGTTCTTGTCTCCCAACGAGGATATCTTGTTTGCACGTCCATTCAGCCCAGAGTTCTATGACTTCGGTACGGATGCAAACTCCCTCTGGGACAAGACGATGCCTCCAAATGGATTTGATGGATGGGGATTGTCTTCTCCGACTCACAACTTTACCCTTCAGTTCAATATGGCTGATGGTTCCAATACCACAGATGGAACGTTTGATCCTGCGAACCCGAATGACAATCGTGAGATGCGTTACTACGCCAACTTGCTCTTCAACGGAGCAGAGTTCCGTGGCCGCAAAATCGAGTACTACCTGTCTGAAGATCCTGATACCTACCCTCACGGATTGGATTCTCCAGAAGGCTTGGGCAACCCATTGCATTCATCCAAGACTGGATACAACATCCGCAAGTTCCAAGATGAGTTGGTGGACGTGAACGGAGGTATTTCCCCGATGCGCCCATACATCCTGTACCGCTTGGCCGAGGTTTACCTCAACTATGCCGAGGCGATGTATCACGTAGGAAATGAGGCAGAAGCCCGTCAGTACTTGAACATGGTTTCCAGCCGTGCCTTGCAGCCAGAAATTACTGCAAGCGGTGATGATTTGTTGGAGGCGATCAAGCGCGAGCGTCGTGTCGAGCTTTGCTTCGAAGGACACAACTTCTTCGATGAGCGCCGATGGATGGAAGAGGATAAGCTCGGATTCGATATCCGCGGCCTCAGATGGACCATGCAGACAGACGGTAACTTGTCTTTCGAGGAATACACCGTCGTTACAAGACCTTATTTCGAAAAGCACTATTACCTCCCGATCCCAAGAACGGAGATCGAAAAGGCCCCTGCAGTCTTGCAGAATCATGGGTACTAA
- a CDS encoding TonB-dependent receptor, with product MKRLLLKPSFRQLVILWILLAPLGLSAQNTLTGTVNASDSGEPLTGATVLIEGTNAGAFTDDNGAFSLNVPDGGNTLVVSFIGYETQQVDITNKTQVSVTLQVSDQLLDEVVVVGYTTRKKGELTGSVSTVESEVIERTTNKDLVKSLAGKVPGLIVSDRGGYPGGTGDVSILIRGKSTLNNNNPLILVDGVPSESFSHLAPQDIESVTVLKDGAAAIYGARAANGVILITTKRGKFGTPNISFNSAYSVSRFSAFPTLMNSEQYAIHTNETAERNGTPLQFTQEDIEKFAAGNDPINYPNTDWADLTFADYSPEWRNSISISGGTEKVNYFVSGDYIDQVGIFESGDLNFKQYQLRSNIDVQIHERVKLGVDVAGRFGDRNEPGVDAGFIYKHIYTNEPTEVGIYPNGLYAWGGENGANPAIMSSSESGFVNRIDNNFRTKLTLDLDLGWLTKGLSAQAYTGIRRWTTDTKDWYTPWEIYTFQQGTEEYIPSPGFSQNGDQRILRERFWQFNELMLNATLRYDRTFGEHTVRGLAGYERFTSNEREFWAERRGFPSDDRPDLFAGSDEGQISNGSSTEWARLNYFGMVSYDFKKKYFVDFTLRHDGSSNFGPGNRFGTFPGVAVAWSIADEEFMNFTNSWLDALKVRSSYAIMGNDRIPSFQFLTRYSYGGDVDVAFPNFYYFGTPGTRYNGYTSTSVPNPDITWETAEMRNVGLNFTMFNFRLTGDVNYFYQKREDILITRNASIPDFAGVTLPQENLGKVDNFGWEFQLGWNDKVGELTYNIGANVTQAKNRIVYLDEAVDVPDQLKREGFPMDSYIVYPTNGIFRDQEQVEAAPAKLGGTVEGEPFYVDTNEDGVIDAADRIRVYSSNVPEIQYGITGGLNYKGFDFSFLLQGQAKAQMLVFFDQAGSKPEHVFTERWTPENRDARYPRAFAQGDPYSGNLNAADNFQGADLWLHDASFLRLKELEFGYSIKKDRLKFGNVRVFARGLNLLTMFSEVAKLGLDPEAAGYNNFRGSTYPSLTSYSIGATLNFN from the coding sequence ATGAAGAGATTACTACTGAAACCATCTTTTAGGCAGCTAGTGATTCTATGGATATTACTCGCTCCGCTAGGGCTTTCTGCCCAAAACACACTGACCGGTACGGTCAACGCATCCGACTCCGGAGAACCCCTGACTGGCGCTACTGTGCTGATCGAGGGAACCAATGCCGGAGCATTTACCGATGACAATGGAGCTTTCTCCCTCAATGTCCCAGACGGAGGAAATACGCTTGTTGTCAGCTTCATCGGATACGAAACCCAGCAGGTGGATATCACCAACAAGACCCAAGTGTCTGTCACGCTGCAGGTTTCCGACCAATTGTTGGATGAAGTCGTGGTAGTGGGATATACTACTCGTAAAAAAGGCGAATTGACAGGTTCGGTCAGTACGGTTGAATCCGAAGTGATCGAGCGTACGACCAACAAGGACTTGGTCAAATCTCTCGCTGGAAAAGTACCTGGACTGATCGTTTCCGACCGCGGGGGGTATCCCGGTGGTACTGGAGACGTTTCCATCTTGATTCGGGGTAAATCCACCCTGAACAACAACAATCCGCTGATCTTGGTCGATGGGGTTCCTTCTGAATCCTTCTCGCACTTGGCACCGCAGGACATCGAGTCCGTGACGGTCCTCAAGGATGGGGCAGCGGCGATCTACGGAGCTAGAGCAGCCAACGGCGTAATCCTGATCACTACCAAGCGCGGTAAATTCGGTACGCCAAACATCAGCTTCAACAGCGCATACAGCGTATCCAGATTCTCGGCATTTCCTACGCTGATGAATTCTGAGCAGTATGCCATTCACACCAATGAAACTGCCGAGCGCAACGGTACTCCCCTCCAATTCACCCAAGAGGATATCGAAAAATTCGCAGCAGGAAATGATCCGATCAACTATCCTAACACGGATTGGGCGGATCTCACATTCGCAGACTACTCCCCAGAATGGAGAAATTCCATCTCTATCTCCGGTGGTACTGAAAAGGTAAACTACTTCGTCAGTGGTGACTACATCGATCAGGTGGGGATCTTCGAATCTGGCGACTTGAATTTCAAGCAGTATCAATTGCGTTCCAATATCGATGTTCAAATTCACGAGCGCGTGAAGTTGGGCGTGGATGTTGCGGGTCGATTTGGCGATCGCAACGAGCCTGGGGTAGACGCTGGTTTCATTTACAAGCACATCTACACCAATGAGCCTACCGAAGTGGGAATTTACCCGAACGGTCTCTATGCATGGGGCGGTGAGAATGGTGCAAACCCTGCGATCATGTCCAGCAGCGAATCTGGATTTGTTAATCGCATCGACAATAACTTCCGGACCAAACTGACTTTGGACCTCGACTTGGGATGGTTGACCAAAGGATTGAGTGCTCAGGCTTATACCGGTATCCGTCGCTGGACGACCGATACCAAAGACTGGTACACGCCTTGGGAAATCTATACCTTCCAGCAAGGAACCGAGGAATACATTCCTTCTCCCGGATTCTCCCAAAATGGAGATCAGCGCATTCTTCGCGAAAGATTCTGGCAGTTCAATGAATTGATGTTGAACGCTACCCTGCGCTACGACCGCACCTTTGGTGAGCACACGGTCCGTGGATTGGCGGGATACGAGCGATTCACCTCCAATGAGCGTGAGTTTTGGGCAGAGCGTAGAGGATTCCCAAGTGATGATCGTCCTGATCTCTTCGCAGGTAGCGACGAGGGACAGATCTCCAACGGTAGTTCCACAGAGTGGGCGCGTCTGAACTACTTCGGCATGGTGTCCTATGACTTCAAGAAGAAGTACTTCGTAGACTTTACCTTGCGTCATGACGGCTCCTCCAACTTCGGCCCTGGCAATCGCTTCGGTACCTTCCCCGGTGTGGCTGTCGCTTGGTCCATTGCAGACGAGGAATTCATGAACTTCACCAACAGCTGGTTGGACGCTTTGAAGGTTCGCAGCTCTTACGCAATCATGGGTAATGACCGCATCCCTTCCTTCCAGTTCTTGACTCGATACAGCTATGGTGGCGATGTAGACGTGGCCTTCCCGAACTTCTATTACTTCGGAACTCCCGGTACACGCTACAATGGATACACCAGTACAAGTGTGCCAAACCCAGACATCACTTGGGAGACTGCCGAAATGCGCAATGTCGGGCTGAATTTCACCATGTTCAACTTCCGCTTGACGGGTGATGTGAACTACTTCTACCAGAAGCGTGAAGACATCCTGATCACTCGAAATGCTTCTATCCCTGATTTTGCCGGGGTAACGCTTCCGCAGGAGAACTTGGGTAAAGTGGACAACTTCGGTTGGGAATTCCAATTGGGTTGGAACGATAAGGTTGGTGAGCTCACCTACAACATTGGCGCGAACGTGACGCAGGCGAAAAACCGCATTGTGTACTTGGACGAGGCCGTGGATGTGCCAGATCAGCTCAAGCGTGAAGGGTTCCCGATGGATTCCTACATCGTCTATCCTACCAACGGAATTTTCCGCGACCAAGAGCAAGTGGAAGCTGCGCCTGCCAAATTGGGCGGAACAGTGGAAGGTGAGCCATTCTATGTGGACACCAACGAAGATGGAGTCATTGATGCTGCGGACCGTATCCGTGTGTATTCTTCCAATGTGCCTGAAATTCAGTACGGTATCACAGGTGGCTTGAATTACAAGGGATTTGATTTCAGCTTCTTGTTGCAAGGTCAGGCCAAAGCACAAATGTTGGTCTTCTTCGACCAAGCGGGCTCCAAGCCTGAGCACGTATTCACCGAGCGCTGGACGCCTGAGAATCGCGATGCTAGATACCCACGTGCATTTGCTCAAGGCGATCCCTACAGTGGCAACCTGAATGCAGCAGACAACTTCCAGGGAGCTGATCTCTGGTTGCACGATGCTTCATTCCTGCGATTGAAGGAATTGGAATTCGGATACTCCATCAAAAAGGACCGATTGAAGTTCGGAAATGTGCGTGTATTCGCACGAGGCCTGAACCTCTTGACGATGTTCTCCGAAGTTGCCAAGCTGGGATTGGATCCTGAGGCTGCAGGCTACAACAACTTCAGAGGCAGTACTTATCCGTCCCTCACTTCCTATTCCATTGGTGCCACCCTCAATTTCAACTAA
- a CDS encoding AraC family transcriptional regulator: protein MKLVLKNTVGYVDERIQITKKEVPCLDSSWHYHAQYELLYVSKGSGIRFVGDSVSQFSPGDLVLVGPYLPHLWRNDPSYYQASGEKDVMAMVLKFTPHFIGEGTFELPEFSEVARLLEESKYGVCFGQGISERLHDELVGIAELPPPIKSIRLLDILARLSMTADKTVLSSTDMRQYTTENSQRIDTVLKFISDNYASYIGLQDVADVACMTTNSFCRFFKRMTNKSFTQFLNEVRIRNASRLLVQEDYSVSEVCYMVGYNSITNFNRQFKQIMGKTPNSYRQDL from the coding sequence ATGAAACTGGTTCTTAAAAATACGGTTGGTTACGTCGATGAACGGATTCAGATCACCAAGAAGGAGGTTCCTTGCCTAGATTCTTCTTGGCATTATCACGCCCAATACGAATTGCTTTACGTCTCGAAAGGGTCAGGCATCCGATTTGTCGGCGATAGCGTATCCCAATTTTCGCCCGGAGACCTCGTGCTTGTCGGGCCGTATCTTCCCCACCTTTGGCGCAATGATCCTTCCTACTATCAAGCCTCTGGCGAAAAGGATGTCATGGCCATGGTCCTCAAATTTACCCCGCATTTTATCGGTGAGGGAACCTTCGAGCTCCCAGAATTTTCCGAAGTGGCGCGTTTGCTGGAAGAGTCCAAATACGGCGTCTGTTTCGGTCAAGGGATCAGCGAACGGCTACATGATGAACTGGTCGGAATCGCCGAATTGCCTCCGCCCATCAAGTCTATTCGACTGCTGGATATTCTGGCGCGCCTTTCGATGACCGCCGATAAAACGGTGCTTTCATCTACGGATATGCGGCAATACACGACCGAAAATTCACAGCGAATCGACACCGTACTCAAATTCATTTCAGACAATTATGCGAGCTATATTGGCCTCCAAGATGTGGCGGATGTGGCCTGTATGACCACCAATTCCTTCTGCCGATTCTTCAAGCGAATGACCAACAAATCATTCACCCAATTCCTCAACGAAGTCCGAATCCGCAACGCCTCCCGCCTCCTCGTTCAAGAAGACTACTCAGTCTCAGAAGTCTGCTACATGGTCGGCTATAATTCCATCACGAATTTCAACCGCCAGTTCAAGCAGATCATGGGCAAAACTCCCAATAGCTACCGTCAAGATTTGTAA